The Humulus lupulus chromosome 3, drHumLupu1.1, whole genome shotgun sequence genome window below encodes:
- the LOC133822214 gene encoding cytochrome P450 71B34-like — MWLLLLPVLLLTLLFLVINKIKAKNENKPQLPPSPPKLPIIGNLHQLGSLPHQSLWKLSKSYGHVMGLHFGTVPAIVVSSAEAAKEVLKTNDLACCNRPSLTGSGKLSYNNLDITFSPYGEHWRQIRRLCVLKLFSSKSVQSFQFIRDGEIDSLNDFLNESSVLATPVNLSVMMSTLMASMTFRTAFGKRFAECGLESDVFEEMIHRAMSVLGTFAACDLFPHLGWIIDRLTGVHAKFERSFRELDNFFQIVIAEHLNRTPEEGKEDLVDLLLSIERGEYDSTEVHFTRDCTKAIIMDIFVAGVDTAALTVTWAMAELARNPRVMKKVQDEIRSCLKKSKVTESDIHQLQYLKMVVKETLRLHPAAPLLLPRECISQFKVGGYEVYPKTFIHVNVWAIGRDPNYWYNPEEFFPERFADSSIDFKGQHFEYLPFGAGRRGCPGMIMALTMVELTLANLLCCFDWKLSAGMKETDIDMEEASGITTFKKSALKLVPVSYQWPSKLQT, encoded by the exons ATGtggcttcttcttcttccagtCTTGCTTCTAACTCTGCTCTTTCTTGTGATAAACAAGATCAAAGCCAAGAATGAAAATAAGCCACAACTTCCTCCTTCTCCTCCAAAACTTCCTATCATAGGTAACTTACACCAACTTGGATCACTGCCTCATCAATCTCTATGGAAACTCTCAAAAAGTTATGGCCATGTTATGGGCCTTCATTTTGGAACAGTACCTGCCATAGTTGTCTCTTCAGCTGAAGCTGCAAAAGAGGTCTTAAAAACCAATGACTTGGCTTGTTGCAATAGACCATCTTTAACTGGCTCTGGGAAACTTTCTTACAACAACTTAGACATAACTTTCTCACCTTATGGTGAACACTGGAGGCAGATAAGGAGACTATGTGTTCTAAAGCTATTTAGCAGCAAAAGCGTTCAGTCCTTTCAGTTTATTAGGGATGGAGAAATTGATTCTCTTAATGATTTTCTCAACGAGTCATCGGTTTTGGCTACTCCTGTTAATCTCAGTGTAATGATGTCTACTCTTATGGCAAGCATGACTTTCAGGACAGCCTTTGGGAAGAGATTTGCCGAGTGTGGACTAGAAAGCGATGTTTTTGAAGAAATGATTCATCGGGCAATGTCTGTCTTGGGAACCTTTGCAGCCTGTGATCTCTTTCCTCACCTGGGTTGGATTATTGATCGACTGACTGGTGTTCATGCCAAATTTGAGAGGAGCTTCCGTGAGTTGGATAACTTCTTCCAAATTGTGATTGCTGAGCATCTAAATAGGACCCCAGAAGAAGGGAAGGAAGACCTTGTTGATTTGCTGCTGAGCATAGAGAGGGGTGAATATGACTCTACTGAAGTTCATTTCACTAGAGATTGTACTAAGGCAATCATCATG GATATATTTGTCGCAGGAGTGGACACAGCTGCGCTTACAGTGACTTGGGCAATGGCAGAGCTGGCTAGGAATCCAAGGGTGATGAAGAAAGTACAAGATGAAATTAGAAGTTGCTTGAAGAAAAGCAAAGTCACTGAAAGTGACATCCACCAACTTCAGTATCTCAAAATGGTTGTCAAAGAGACTCTGAGATTGCACCCTGCAGCACCACTTTTACTCCCAAGAGAATGCATATCTCAATTTAAGGTTGGTGGATATGAAGTTTATCCAAAAACATTCATTCATGTTAACGTTTGGGCTATAGGAAGAGATCCTAATTACTGGTATAACCCTGAAGAGTTCTTCCCAGAAAGGTTTGCTGATAGCTCCATTGATTTCAAAGGGCAACACTTTGAGTACTTGCCATTTGGAGCTGGTAGAAGAGGCTGCCCAGGGATGATTATGGCACTGACTATGGTGGAGCTCACTCTAGCCAATCTCTTGTGCTGTTTTGACTGGAAATTGTCTGCTGGGATGAAGGAGACAGATATTGACATGGAAGAGGCTTCTGGAATTACAACCTTCAAGAAATCTGCTCTTAAACTTGTTCCAGTTAGCTATCAATGGCCATCGAAGCTTCAAACATAG
- the LOC133822215 gene encoding cytochrome P450 71B37-like, which translates to MAMAAQPVLLVSLFLLFLPLLIFMIKKFARKQNKNLPPFPPKLPFIGNLHQLGSLPHQSSCQLSKKYGSVMLFHLGNVPVVVVSSAEAAKQVMKTRDLSSCSRPQLHGPRQLTYNYQDLAFSPYGEYWREIRKICVLELFSVKRVLSYQSVREEEVTKLINSISHHSSSSPGAPVDLTEKLFNLTASIILRTAFGTTFKDANFSDEKFHYIVQEVAAIMGTFSAAEYFPYVGWIVDKLSGLEQRRERIFHQIDHFFQRVIDEHLSLGREKQDHEDIIDVLLKIVKEQTGFEAASLTVDNIKAVLLNMFLGGVDTGAITMVWAMAELAKRPEMMKKAQDEVRACIGDKGKVTETDTDQLQYLKMIVKETFRLHPPAPTLVARETMSHFTINGYEIKPKTLIQVNAWAIGRDPKSWKDPEEFIPERFVNSSIDFKGQHFELLPFGSGRRVCPANYMGTTIIELGLANLLYSFDWKLPDGMKEQDINMEEIAGHSLTISKRTALKLVPEKHIHPLLNKLI; encoded by the exons ATGGCAATGGCTGCTCAACCAGTTTTGCTTGTTTCTCTCTTCCTCCTCTTCCTCCCATTACTGATTTTCATGATAAAGAAATTTGCTCGGAAACAAAACAAGAACCTTCCTCCATTTCCTCCAAAGCTTCCCTTCATAGGCAATTTGCACCAGCTTGGCTCATTGCCTCACCAATCTTCATGCCAACTCTCCAAAAAATATGGCTCAGTTATGCTTTTTCATCTCGGAAATGTGCCAGTTGTTGTTGTGTCCTCTGCTGAGGCTGCAAAACAAGTCATGAAGACTCGTGATCTCAGTAGCTGTAGCAGACCTCAATTACATGGTCCTCGACAACTGACATACAATTACCAAGACTTGGCATTTTCACCTTATGGAGAGTATTGGAGAGAGATAAGAAAAATTTGTGTCCTAGAGCTTTTCAGTGTGAAGAGAGTACTTTCATACCAATCAGTCCGGGAAGAAGAAGTTACAAAGCTCATCAACTCCATATCTCACCACTCCTCATCTTCTCCTGGTGCTCCCGTTGATCTTACTGAAAAGTTGTTTAATCTTACTGCTAGCATAATTTTAAGGACTGCGTTTGGGACAACTTTTAAAGATGCTAATTTTTCTGACGAGAAATTTCATTACATCGTTCAAGAAGTCGCAGCCATCATGGGAACTTTCAGTGCAGCTGAGTACTTTCCATACGTGGGATGGATCGTTGACAAGCTTTCTGGTTTAGAGCAAAGACGTGAAAGGATTTTCCACCAGATAGATCATTTCTTCCAAAGGGTGATTGATGAACATCTCAGTCTCGGTAGAGAAAAACAAGACCATGAAGACATTATTGATGTGCTTCTCAAAATAGTAAAAGAGCAAACTGGTTTTGAAGCAGCTTCCCTAACAGTAGACAATATCAAGGCAGTCCTCTTG AATATGTTTCTAGGTGGGGTAGATACTGGTGCAATTACCATGGTGTGGGCAATGGCAGAGCTAGCCAAGAGACCTGAAATGATGAAGAAGGCTCAAGATGAAGTTAGAGCTTGCATTGGAGACAAAGGAAAAGTCACAGAAACTGACACTGATCAGCTTCAATACCTCAAAATGATAGTGAAGGAAACTTTTAGATTGCACCCTCCAGCTCCTACGCTTGTCGCAAGAGAGACCATGTCACACTTCACCATCAATGGTTATGAGATTAAGCCAAAAACTCTAATTCAAGTGAATGCTTGGGCGATTGGAAGAGACCCCAAGAGCTGGAAGGATCCTGAAGAGTTCATCCCAGAGAGGTTTGTGAATAGCTCCATTGATTTCAAAGGTCAACATTTCGAGTTGTTGCCATTTGGTTCTGGGCGAAGGGTGTGTCCTGCCAATTACATGGGAACGACAATAATTGAGCTTGGGCTTGCCAATCTCTTATACAGCTTTGACTGGAAATTGCCCGATGGAATGAAAGAGCAGGATATCAACATGGAAGAGATTGCTGGTCATTCTCTTACCATCTCCAAGAGAACTGCTCTCAAGCTTGTTCCGGAGAAACACATTCATCCACTactcaataaattaatttaa